The DNA window GTGCCCGACGGCCGCCTGCACGGCGGCGGTCGCGGCGGCGGCCACCAGGGACGGGTACAGGTCGCGGGCGGGATCGGTGCCGGTGCGCTCGGCGACGGCCGCGGTCAGCTCGCCGTCGGCCGCCAGCGCCACCCGCAGCGCCTCTGCCCGGAGGGCGGGCTCGGTGGACAACATCCTGATGCTCGCCAGCAGCTCGGGGCCGGGCGCGGCGCAGCCTTCGCCCGCGTGCCTGGCCCACGGCTCGGTCAGCGCCTCGGTCAGCGCGTCCCAGAACGGCTCCGTGGCCGGCCGGGCGCGCAGGGCGGCCACCGCGCCGCGCACGCGGTCGGTGTGGCGGGCGGCGATGGCCTCGTACTTGCTGGCGAAGTAGTTGTTGTAGGTGCGGGGCGAGACCCCGGCCGCGGCCGCGATGTCCTCGACGCGGACGTGGTCCAGCCCGCGCTCCAGCGCCAGCCGCAGCGCGGCCGTCATCAGCGCCTCGCGCGTTTCCCGTTTCTTGCGTTCCCTGAGCCCGCTCACGCCCTCCAACCTAGCGAGAATCATGCGTATTCCGCAAGATTTCGTATCGCGCAATTTTCGGCGTGGACGGCGGACGGTCCGGCCCGCAATAAGTTGGGAGCATGTCCCTGACCCTCGATTTCGTCAGCACGATCAGGGCTGAGCGGTCCGGGCAGGTCGACCGCCTGGCCGATCCCGGCGGCCTGACCGCCTGGGCGCGCGAGCGCGC is part of the Nonomuraea coxensis DSM 45129 genome and encodes:
- a CDS encoding TetR/AcrR family transcriptional regulator; this translates as MSGLRERKKRETREALMTAALRLALERGLDHVRVEDIAAAAGVSPRTYNNYFASKYEAIAARHTDRVRGAVAALRARPATEPFWDALTEALTEPWARHAGEGCAAPGPELLASIRMLSTEPALRAEALRVALAADGELTAAVAERTGTDPARDLYPSLVAAAATAAVQAAVGHWLRADPPVPLVPLLREALRQLAAGLPAPLRPEET